A single region of the Plasmodium chabaudi chabaudi strain AS genome assembly, chromosome: 3 genome encodes:
- a CDS encoding iron-sulfur assembly protein, putative codes for MIELIKMYRYIIRKHSPYYNKWACCATHLGHTFKRIQFYSQTVERNRIINDNNISNNSIYNKNEINKRIDQVEKENKETSVKNPILHVSNEAINKMEEINKKYDNKKALKVQVEAGGCSGFQYFFSLIDKNNINEKDIIAYDKEFVVIINKEACDILKGSKIHYISNLISKKFIIENIQNISSKCSCGNSFDITF; via the coding sequence ATGATTGAATTAATCAAAATgtatagatatataattcGGAAGCATAGTCCATACTACAACAAGTGGGCCTGTTGTGCTACCCATTTGGGACATACTTTCAAAAGaattcaattttattctCAAACAGTAGAAAGAAATCGtattataaatgataacaACATAAGTAATAACAGTatttacaataaaaatgaaataaataaaagaattgATCAAGTTGAAAAAGAGAATAAAGAAACATCTGTGAAGAACCCCATTTTACATGTTAGTAATGAAgctattaataaaatggaagaaataaataaaaaatacgataataaaaaagcttTAAAAGTTCAAGTCGAAGCAGGAGGATGCTCAGGTTTTCAATACTTCTTCTCACtaatagataaaaataatataaatgaaaaagatataattgCATATGACAAAGAGTTTGttgtaataattaataaagaagcttgtgatattttaaaaggcagtaaaatacattatataagtaaccttatttcaaaaaaattcataattgaaaatattcaaaatatatcatctaAATGCTCGTGTGGAAATTCTTTCGatattactttttaa
- a CDS encoding egress cysteine protease 1, putative: protein MKTYKIKYFLLISLFINLIKQAKSKIVISCFGKQHCKICHVIIRNCFLSGTSNLQKCIACEESYYNTRQCIRQEGSLFNNKENNALLELKDESLQDSISEDSLDGLVSSILDIAMLRYKNKTTDAGSMDDDYKTKIDNLCLYLNFKDNYENAEKHDQTDAEHVETHIQHIIQMFIHANDNMEHMRNALKNPALCFQNPAEWVQDRLGYKENAEIPSVGVIPEKKLFKPHKHSSLMNSLYNPNSKCNRKYCNRFADPNECEHNIRPLNQGTCGNCWAFASSTTISAFRCRKGLGFAEPSIKYVTLCKNKYLVDEEPPVFGHYNDNICHEGGHLSSYIEILDLSKMLPTSFDVPYNEPIKGGDCPTEVSTWGNLWNGVTALDKILNGYIYKGYFKISFLDYTQAGKTNELINILKDYIIEQGAIFVSMEISKKLSFDHDGEQVMMNCEYGEAPDHALVLIGFGDYIKSSGEKSSYWLIRNSWGSRWGDNGNFKMDMYGPRNCNGRVLFNAFPLLLKMTENNISKPLPNDMSSTDVKIRYNHSDFTKNKKNKTSQRDRNRKVTPNSYDDPYDINPRTVDPSNNNQNDYVNPYYNPDYNPIDNNDRQNNDRHPPFRDSEYDPAYPSMNNNRRFDPNDIINHRNRLRRIFQTDLTVTIGNFVYKRNIYSKRKNEYMEEFSCLRTYSMDTNLDNICRENCEKHIDTCMHSTVIGECLSRNAPNYKCIYCGM, encoded by the exons atgaaaacatataaaattaaatattttcttttgatAAGTTTGTTTATCAATCTGATAAAACAAG cgaaatcaaaaattgtaataagTTGCTTTGGAAAACAGCATTGTAAGATATGCCACGTAATCATAagaaattgttttttatctGGAACAAgtaatttacaaaaatgtaTAGCTTGTGAAGAAAGCTACTATAATACTAGACAATGCATAAGACAGGAAG gAAGCCTTTTCAACaacaaagaaaataatgcaCTTTTGGAGCTAAAGGATgaa AGCTTACAAGATAGCATTTCAGAGGACAGCTTAGATGGATTAGTGTCCAGCATATTAGATATAGCCATGTTGAGATACAAGAATAAAACAACAGATGCAGGCAGTATGGATGATGATTATAAAACGAAGATAGATAATTTATGtttgtatttaaattttaaggataattatgaaaatgcaGAAAAACATGATCAAACAGATGCTGAACATGTAGAAACTCATATACAACATATTATACAAATGTTTATTCATGCTAATGATAATATGGAGCATATGCGAAATGCATTAAAAAATCCAGCGCTTTGTTTTCAAAACCCAGCAGAATGGGTTCAAGATAGATTAGGATACAAAGAAAATGCTGAAATCCCTTCAGTAGGTGTAATaccagaaaaaaaattatttaaaccACATAAACATAGTTCATTAATGAACTCGTTATATAATCCTAACTCAAAATGCAACAGAAAATACTGTAATCGATTTGCTGATCCGAATGAGTGTGAACATAATATAAGACCTCTCAATCAGGGAACATG CGGAAATTGCTGGGCCTTTGCATCTTCAACTACGATATCTGCATTTAGATGCAGAAAGGGACTCGGGTTCGCAGAACCTTCAATAAAGTATGTAACCTTGtgtaaaaacaaatatttggTAGACGAAGAACCTCCAGTGTTTGGGcattataatgataatatatgtcATGAAGGTGGACATCTTTCATCATATATAGAAATTTTAGATTTATCTAAAATGCTTCCAACTTCTTTTGATGTTCCATATAATGAACCAATAAAAGGTGGGGATTGTCCTACTGAAGTTAGTACATGGGGAAATTTATGGAATGGCGTAACCGCATTAGATAAAATCTTGAATggctatatatacaaaggatattttaaaatatctttTCTAGATTATACACAAGCAGGTAAGACAAATGAATTAatcaatattttaaaagattATATAATTGAACAAGGTGCTATATTTGTTTCTATGGagatttcaaaaaaattaagtttCGATCATGATGGTGAACAAGTTATGATGAATTGTGAATATGGTGAAGCACCTGATCATGCATTAGTTTTAATTGGTTTTGGcgattatataaaaagttcCGGAGAAAAAAGTTCTTATTGGTTAATAAGAAATAGTTGGGGTTCACGATGGGGTGATAAtggaaattttaaaatggaTATGTATGGTCCAAGAAATTGTAATGGTAGAGTTTTATTTAATGCatttccattattattaaaaatgacagaaaataatatttcaaaacCTTTACCTAATGATATGTCATCTACTGatgtaaaaataagatATAATCATTCCGATTttactaaaaataaaaaaaataaaactagCCAAAGAGATAGAAATAGAAAAGTAACTCCAAATAGTTATGATGATCCATATGATATTAATCCTAGGACAGTAGATccatcaaataataatcaaaacGATTATGTTAATCCATACTATAATCCAGATTATAATCCAAtagataataatgatagacaaaataatgatCGACATCCCCCTTTTAGAGATTCGGAATATGATCCTGCTTATCCAagtatgaataataatcgAAGATTTGATCCTAACGATATAATTAACCATCGAAATAGGCTAAGAAGAATTTTCCAAACGGATTTAACCGTGACGATAGGCAACTTTGTATACAAAAGGAATATCTATTCGAAAA GGAAAAACGAGTACATGGAGGAGTTCTCGTGCCTCCGAACCTATTCAATGGATACGAATTTAGATAATATATGTCGAGAAAATTGTGAAAAACATATCGACACATGTATGCATAGTACAGTTATCGGAGAATGCCTAAGTAGGAATGCaccaaattataaatgcaTTTATTGTGGAATGTGA